The following proteins are co-located in the Primulina tabacum isolate GXHZ01 chromosome 11, ASM2559414v2, whole genome shotgun sequence genome:
- the LOC142517701 gene encoding dynamin-related protein 3A-like, which translates to MADEQASASASAAAAGGDSAATPLCHSVIPIANKLQDIFAQVGSQSMIELPQVAVVGSQSSGKSSVLEALVGRDFLPRGNDICTRRPLVLQLQQTKRKTDGADEEWGEFLHLPGKKFFDFNEIRKEIQADTEREAGKNKGVSDKQIRLKIFSPNVLDITLVDLPGLTKVPVGDQPTDIEARIRTMIMSYIKIPSCLILAVSPANSDLANSDALQMAGIADPDGNRTIGVITKLDIMDRGTDARNFLLGKVIPLQLGYVGVVNRSQEDILLNRSIKDALIAEEKFFRSRPVYSDLADRCGVPQLAKKLNQILVQHIKAILPGLKARISAALVSVAKEHASYGEITESKAGQGALLLNILSKYSDAFSSMIEGKNVEMSTSELSGGARIHYIFQNIFVKCLEDVDPCADLTDDDIHTAIQNATGPKSALFVPEVPFEVLIRRQIARLLDPSLQCARFIYDELIKMSHRCMVNELQRFPILRKRMDEVVGNFLREGLEPSETMIGHIVEMEMDYVNTSHPNFIGGNKALETALQQNKSSKFAASVPRQKDAVELDKSQNPEKNVKSRAILARQVNGIAPELGIRPVADVEKTAPSVSNAGSTWGISSIFGGHDNRTAVKDNSSTSKPFGGHVMNLEQINGHVMNLEQSFSMIHLREPPAVLRPSEAHSDHETIEIAVTKLLLRSYYDIVRKNIEDSVPKAIMHFLVNHTKRELHNVFIKKLYRDNLLEEMLQEPDEVAMKRKRTRESLRVLQQAFRTLDELPLEAESIERGYSLNTDPTGLPRIHGLPTSSFYNTSSGSSESYSASPKNPKSRKSSHSGELHSPFYGNSDSNGAGRNSTTGLYPSVDI; encoded by the exons ATGGCGGACGAGCAGGCGTCGGCGTCGGCGTCGGCAGCTGCAGCCGGCGGTGATTCGGCGGCGACGCCGTTGTGTCACTCTGTCATACCTATAGCGAACAAGCTGCAGGATATATTTGCGCAAGTCGGAAGCCAGTCAATGATCGAATTGCCGCAGGTGGCGGTGGTCGGTAGCCAGAGCAGCGGCAAATCCAGTGTGTTGGAGGCGTTGGTGGGCCGTGATTTCCTGCCTCGTGGCAATGATATCTGCACTCGGCGCCCTCTTGTGCTGCAACTGCAGCAGACTAAGAGGAAGACAGATGGAGCGGACGAGGAGTGGGGGGAGTTCTTGCATTTGCCGGGGAAGAAGTTCTTTGATTTCAATGAAATCCGGAAGGAAATTCAG gcTGATACAGAGAGAGAAGCAGGAAAAAACAAGGGTGTTTCAGACAAACAAATTCGTTTAAAGATTTTTTCACCAAATGTTCTTGACATAACTCTTGTGGATCTACCAGGACTAACAAAAGTTCCTGTCGGTGACCAGCCGACTGATATTGAAGCTCGCATTAGAACTATGATAATGTCGTACATTAAAATTCCAAGTTGTTTGATACTGGCTGTATCGCCTGCAAATTCTGATCTAGCAAACTCAGATGCCCTTCAGATGGCTGGAATTGCTGATCCTGATG GTAATAGAACTATTGGTGTAATTACGAAG ttggatattatggACAGAGGTACCGATGCCCGCAACTTTTTACTCGGAAAAGTGATTCCTCTTCAGCTTGGTTATGTAGGTGTTGTGAATCGTAGTCAAGAG GACATTCTGTTGAATCGGAGCATCAAGGATGCACTTATAGCAGAGGAGAAATTTTTTCGCAGCCGGCCA GTATACAGTGATCTTGCTGATCGCTGTGGAGTTCCTCAGTTGGCCAAGAAGTTGAACCAG ATTCTTGTGCAGCATATTAAGGCAATTCTTCCAGGGCTGAAGGCACGCATAAGTGCTGCTCTTGTTTCTGTTGCAAAGGAGCATGCAAGCTATGGAGAGATTACTGAATCTAAG GCTGGCCAGGGAGCACTATTGCTTAACATTCTTTCAAAATATTCTGATG CATTTTCTTCTATGATAGAAGGAAAAAATGTAGAAATGTCAACATCCGAGTTGTCTGGTGGGGCTAGAATCCATTACATTTTCCAAAATATATTTGTGAAGTGCTTGGAG GACGTAGATCCATGTGCAGATTTAACAGATGATGACATCCACACTGccattcaaaatgcaacgggtCCCAAATCTGCATTGTTTGTGCCAGAA GTTCCTTTTGAAGTTCTCATTCGGAGACAAATAGCTCGCCTGCTGGATCCAAGTCTTCAGTGTGCTAGATTTATTTACGATGAGCTAATCAAG ATGAGTCATCGATGTATGGTTAACGAATTGCAGCGTTTTCCAATTCTCAGAAAGCGCATGGACGAGGTGGTTGGAAATTTTTTGAGAGAAGGTCTTGAACCATCAGAGACAATGATAGGTCACATTGTGGAAATGGAG ATGGATTACGTAAACACTTCCCATCCAAATTTTATTGGTGGAAATAAAGCTTTAGAGACCGCTTTGCAACAGAACAAGTCATCAAAGTTTGCTGCATCAGTTCCTAGGCAAAAG GATGCAGTAGAGTTAGATAAATCACAAAATCCAGAAAAAAATGTAAAGTCTCGTGCTATTCTTGCTCGACAAGTGAATGGCATTGCTCCTGAGCTG GGCATTCGACCAGTTGCAGATGTTGAAAAAACTGCACCATCTG TTAGCAATGCTGGTTCAACCTGGGGGATATCTTCGATCTTTGGTGGTCATGACAATCGAACGGCTGTTAAAGATAATTCTTCAACTAGCAAACCATTTGGTGGACATGTTATGAACTTGGAGCAGATCAATGGACATGTTATGAACTTGGAGCAGAGTTTTTCGATGATTCATTTGAGAGAG CCCCCTGCTGTATTAAGACCCTCAGAAGCTCATTCGGATCATGAGACTATCGAGATTGCTGTTACCAAGCTGTTGTTGAGGTCATATTATGACATTGTCCGGAAGAATATTGAGGATTCTGTACCGAAAGCAATAATGCATTTTCTG GTAAACCACACCAAGCGGGAGCTGCACAATGTTTTCATCAAAAAGCTTTACAG AGACAACTTGCTCGAAGAGATGTTACAGGAACCAGACGAGGTAGCCATGAAGAGAAAGCGTACCCGGGAGTCACTTCGGGTCCTGCAGCAAGCTTTCCGG ACGTTGGATGAATTACCACTTGAAGCTGAGTCAATCGAAAGGGGATACAGCTTGAACACTGACCCAACAGGCTTGCCAAGGATCCACGGGCTTCCCACCTCATCCTTTTATAACACTAGTAGTGGTTCCTCCGAATCATACTCCGCATCTCCCAAAAACCCCAAGTCACGAAAGTCATCACATTCTGGGGAGCTCCACTCACCTTTTTATGGTAATTCCGATTCCAATGGTGCTGGACGTAATTCTACTACTGGTCTATATCCATCAGTTGACATCTAG
- the LOC142518507 gene encoding putative glycosyltransferase At5g03795 isoform X2, producing MLRYFLLRAVHRHLFAICICSLLCYSLLSIFLVTIPILPSDFATTQWNGSVEIVEDVYHSADVFRRDYDEMERKFKIYAYRDGDEYEDSTARTIHWKYASESYFFKNIRESSFLTDDPHHAHLFFIPLSCHKIRQKVSSYQKMESYVKDYVEGLILKYPYWNRTLGSDHFFVSCHEFDLGATQGVHMLVKNSIRAACSSSYRHGFIPHKDFAVPQINQPFAQPAGGYDLHRRTILGYWEGKCNSDIRKKLVHLWGEDEELDFQNQTVPKLSTIYKFYSAKFCICPASLTHTSARITRAIHYGCVPVILGDHFDLPFVDILEWRKFALLLKEADVYKLKDILKAKAGAEYRMLHNNLLKVQKHFQWNAPPVKFDAFHMVIYDLWLRRNVVK from the exons ATGCTCAGATATTTTCTTCTCCGTGCAGTTCATCGCCATCTCTTCGCCATTTGCATCTGTTCCCTCCTCTGTTATTCACTCTTGTCAATCTTTCTCGTCACCATTCCAATCTTGCCATCGGATTTTGCCACA ACACAGTGGAATGGTTCTGTAGAgattgttgaagatgtttatcACTCGGCAGATGTTTTTCGGAGAGATTACGACGAAATGGAGAGGAAGTTCAAGATTTATGCATATAGAGATGGAGATGAATATGAGGATAGTACAGCAAGAACGATTCATTGGAAATATGCAAGTGAAAGCTATTTTTTCAAGAATATCAGAGAGAGCTCGTTTCTGACAGATGATCCTCATCATGCCCATTTGTTCTTCATCCCACTTTCTTGTCACAAAATTCGCCAAAAG GTATCCTCGTACCAGAAAATGGAATCATATGTCAAGGATTATGTTGAGGGCTTAATCCTCAAGTACCCGTACTGGAACAGAACACTCGGCTCCGACCACTTCTTCGTATCATGCCATGAATTCGACTTAGGAGCGACTCAAGGCGTTCATATGCTCGTCAAGAACTCCATACGAGCTGCCTGTTCTTCTAGTTATAGACATGGATTCATCCCACACAAAGATTTTGCAGTTCCTCAAATAAATCAGCCATTTGCACAACCAGCCGGAGGATATGACTTACACAGGAG GACAATTCTTGGCTACTGGGAAGGCAAATGCAATTCGGATATAAGAAAGAAGCTGGTGCATCTATGGGGAGAAGACGAAGAACTTGATTTTCAGAACCAAACAGTGCCTAAACTTAGtacaatttacaaattttatagTGCAAAATTCTGCATTTGTCCTGCCAGCTTAACTCACACAAGTGCTCGAATCACTAGGGCTATTCATTATGGATGTGTTCCTG TAATCTTGGGAGATCACTTTGATTTGCCATTTGTTGACATTCTTGAATGGCGAAAATTTGCTCTTCTTTTGAAAGAGGCAGATGTGTACAAACTCAAGGACATTTTGAAGGCCAAAGCAGGTGCGGAATACAGAATGTTACACAACAATCTACTCAAG GTGCAGAAACATTTCCAGTGGAATGCGCCCCCGGTAAAATTTGATGCATTCCATATGGTAATATATGATCTATGGTTGAGGAGGAACGTAGTTAAGTAA
- the LOC142518507 gene encoding putative glycosyltransferase At5g03795 isoform X1, translated as MLRYFLLRAVHRHLFAICICSLLCYSLLSIFLVTIPILPSDFATVNAPFLVLCLFPLTFSNYFPTFFGGFRDQTQWNGSVEIVEDVYHSADVFRRDYDEMERKFKIYAYRDGDEYEDSTARTIHWKYASESYFFKNIRESSFLTDDPHHAHLFFIPLSCHKIRQKVSSYQKMESYVKDYVEGLILKYPYWNRTLGSDHFFVSCHEFDLGATQGVHMLVKNSIRAACSSSYRHGFIPHKDFAVPQINQPFAQPAGGYDLHRRTILGYWEGKCNSDIRKKLVHLWGEDEELDFQNQTVPKLSTIYKFYSAKFCICPASLTHTSARITRAIHYGCVPVILGDHFDLPFVDILEWRKFALLLKEADVYKLKDILKAKAGAEYRMLHNNLLKVQKHFQWNAPPVKFDAFHMVIYDLWLRRNVVK; from the exons ATGCTCAGATATTTTCTTCTCCGTGCAGTTCATCGCCATCTCTTCGCCATTTGCATCTGTTCCCTCCTCTGTTATTCACTCTTGTCAATCTTTCTCGTCACCATTCCAATCTTGCCATCGGATTTTGCCACAGTAAATGCTCCCTTTCTTGTCCTTTGTCTTTTTCCTTTAaccttttcaaattattttccaACTTTTTTTGGTGGGTTTCGTGATCAGACACAGTGGAATGGTTCTGTAGAgattgttgaagatgtttatcACTCGGCAGATGTTTTTCGGAGAGATTACGACGAAATGGAGAGGAAGTTCAAGATTTATGCATATAGAGATGGAGATGAATATGAGGATAGTACAGCAAGAACGATTCATTGGAAATATGCAAGTGAAAGCTATTTTTTCAAGAATATCAGAGAGAGCTCGTTTCTGACAGATGATCCTCATCATGCCCATTTGTTCTTCATCCCACTTTCTTGTCACAAAATTCGCCAAAAG GTATCCTCGTACCAGAAAATGGAATCATATGTCAAGGATTATGTTGAGGGCTTAATCCTCAAGTACCCGTACTGGAACAGAACACTCGGCTCCGACCACTTCTTCGTATCATGCCATGAATTCGACTTAGGAGCGACTCAAGGCGTTCATATGCTCGTCAAGAACTCCATACGAGCTGCCTGTTCTTCTAGTTATAGACATGGATTCATCCCACACAAAGATTTTGCAGTTCCTCAAATAAATCAGCCATTTGCACAACCAGCCGGAGGATATGACTTACACAGGAG GACAATTCTTGGCTACTGGGAAGGCAAATGCAATTCGGATATAAGAAAGAAGCTGGTGCATCTATGGGGAGAAGACGAAGAACTTGATTTTCAGAACCAAACAGTGCCTAAACTTAGtacaatttacaaattttatagTGCAAAATTCTGCATTTGTCCTGCCAGCTTAACTCACACAAGTGCTCGAATCACTAGGGCTATTCATTATGGATGTGTTCCTG TAATCTTGGGAGATCACTTTGATTTGCCATTTGTTGACATTCTTGAATGGCGAAAATTTGCTCTTCTTTTGAAAGAGGCAGATGTGTACAAACTCAAGGACATTTTGAAGGCCAAAGCAGGTGCGGAATACAGAATGTTACACAACAATCTACTCAAG GTGCAGAAACATTTCCAGTGGAATGCGCCCCCGGTAAAATTTGATGCATTCCATATGGTAATATATGATCTATGGTTGAGGAGGAACGTAGTTAAGTAA
- the LOC142518508 gene encoding GATA transcription factor 24-like isoform X1 has translation MYGHPHSSMNSANVQLLQKHGTSRAGKDEKEDVVQCSNGDSIEQIPPSQIGYDAPHSPHALHDSAGGGVMDGVEVVGPHALYDSGLAPVVASAGGDVGADQLTLSFQGEVYVFDSVTPEKVQAVLLLLGGYEVPTVIPTPGMTPPNHRGLADQAGRSSQPQRVASLNRFREKRKERCFDKKIRYIVRKEVALSTYIMKSSRMQRKKGQFTSSKSVSEEPGSSTADFDAGQEERETFRCRHCGISSKSTPMMRRGPDGPRTLCNACGLKWANKGVLRDLSKVPIVAVQPHFMDAVEISNGAAHGADTTIPAANAITSKAEKTVLNA, from the exons ATGTACGGACATCCACATTCCTCCATGAACAGCGCCAACGTACAACTCCTCCAGAAGCATGGAACAAGTCGCGCCGGCAAGGACGAGAAAGAAGATGTCGTTCAGTGCTCCAATGGAGACTCCATAGAACAGATTCCCCCATCTCAGATCGGTTACGACGCCCCCCACTCGCCGCATGCGCTCCATGATTCCGCTGGAGGTGGGGTCATGGACGGCGTGGAGGTGGTTGGCCCTCACGCGCTCTACGATTCGGGTTTGGCCCCGGTCGTGGCGTCTGCTGGTGGGGATGTTGGTGCGGACCAGCTTACGCTGTCGTTTCAGGGGGAAGTTTATGTTTTCGACTCTGTTACGCCGGAGAAG GTTCAGGCAGTACTGTTACTGTTGGGCGGCTATGAAGTACCCACTGTTATTCCTACGCCTGGGATGACTCCTCCAAACCATAGG GGCTTGGCTGATCAAGCCGGAAGGTCGAGTCAACCACAAAGGGTTGCTTCTTTGAACCGtttcagagaaaagagaaaagaAAGATGCTTTGATAAGAAGATTCGCTATATTGTGCGCAAGGAAGTTGCTCTCAG TACATATATTATGAAATCTTCCAGGATGCAGCGCAAGAAAGGTCAGTTTACATCATCCAAGTCAGTTTCTGAGGAACCAGGTTCATCGACTGCAGATTttgatgctggccaagaagaACGGGAGACCTT CAGATGTAGGCATTGTGGGATTAGTTCGAAGTCCACTCCTATGATGAGACGTGGCCCAGATGGACCAAGGACACTGTGCAATGCATGTGGTCTCAAGTGGGCCAACAAG GGAGTACTAAGAGACCTTTCAAAAGTTCCAATTGTTGCCGTGCAACCACATTTTATGGATGCTGTTGAAATT AGCAATGGTGCAGCTCATGGTGCAGATACCACTATCCCTGCTGCTAATGCAATTACTTCCAAGGCAGAAAAGACAGTGTTGAACGCTTAA
- the LOC142518508 gene encoding GATA transcription factor 24-like isoform X2, translated as MYGHPHSSMNSANVQLLQKHGTSRAGKDEKEDVVQCSNGDSIEQIPPSQIGYDAPHSPHALHDSAGGGVMDGVEVVGPHALYDSGLAPVVASAGGDVGADQLTLSFQGEVYVFDSVTPEKVQAVLLLLGGYEVPTVIPTPGMTPPNHRGLADQAGRSSQPQRVASLNRFREKRKERCFDKKIRYIVRKEVALSTYIMKSSRMQRKKGQFTSSKSVSEEPGSSTADFDAGQEERETLCRHCGISSKSTPMMRRGPDGPRTLCNACGLKWANKGVLRDLSKVPIVAVQPHFMDAVEISNGAAHGADTTIPAANAITSKAEKTVLNA; from the exons ATGTACGGACATCCACATTCCTCCATGAACAGCGCCAACGTACAACTCCTCCAGAAGCATGGAACAAGTCGCGCCGGCAAGGACGAGAAAGAAGATGTCGTTCAGTGCTCCAATGGAGACTCCATAGAACAGATTCCCCCATCTCAGATCGGTTACGACGCCCCCCACTCGCCGCATGCGCTCCATGATTCCGCTGGAGGTGGGGTCATGGACGGCGTGGAGGTGGTTGGCCCTCACGCGCTCTACGATTCGGGTTTGGCCCCGGTCGTGGCGTCTGCTGGTGGGGATGTTGGTGCGGACCAGCTTACGCTGTCGTTTCAGGGGGAAGTTTATGTTTTCGACTCTGTTACGCCGGAGAAG GTTCAGGCAGTACTGTTACTGTTGGGCGGCTATGAAGTACCCACTGTTATTCCTACGCCTGGGATGACTCCTCCAAACCATAGG GGCTTGGCTGATCAAGCCGGAAGGTCGAGTCAACCACAAAGGGTTGCTTCTTTGAACCGtttcagagaaaagagaaaagaAAGATGCTTTGATAAGAAGATTCGCTATATTGTGCGCAAGGAAGTTGCTCTCAG TACATATATTATGAAATCTTCCAGGATGCAGCGCAAGAAAGGTCAGTTTACATCATCCAAGTCAGTTTCTGAGGAACCAGGTTCATCGACTGCAGATTttgatgctggccaagaagaACGGGAGACCTT ATGTAGGCATTGTGGGATTAGTTCGAAGTCCACTCCTATGATGAGACGTGGCCCAGATGGACCAAGGACACTGTGCAATGCATGTGGTCTCAAGTGGGCCAACAAG GGAGTACTAAGAGACCTTTCAAAAGTTCCAATTGTTGCCGTGCAACCACATTTTATGGATGCTGTTGAAATT AGCAATGGTGCAGCTCATGGTGCAGATACCACTATCCCTGCTGCTAATGCAATTACTTCCAAGGCAGAAAAGACAGTGTTGAACGCTTAA
- the LOC142518508 gene encoding GATA transcription factor 24-like isoform X3: MYGHPHSSMNSANVQLLQKHGTSRAGKDEKEDVVQCSNGDSIEQIPPSQIGYDAPHSPHALHDSAGGGVMDGVEVVGPHALYDSGLAPVVASAGGDVGADQLTLSFQGEVYVFDSVTPEKVQAVLLLLGGYEVPTVIPTPGMTPPNHRGLADQAGRSSQPQRVASLNRFREKRKERCFDKKIRYIVRKEVALRMQRKKGQFTSSKSVSEEPGSSTADFDAGQEERETFRCRHCGISSKSTPMMRRGPDGPRTLCNACGLKWANKGVLRDLSKVPIVAVQPHFMDAVEISNGAAHGADTTIPAANAITSKAEKTVLNA; encoded by the exons ATGTACGGACATCCACATTCCTCCATGAACAGCGCCAACGTACAACTCCTCCAGAAGCATGGAACAAGTCGCGCCGGCAAGGACGAGAAAGAAGATGTCGTTCAGTGCTCCAATGGAGACTCCATAGAACAGATTCCCCCATCTCAGATCGGTTACGACGCCCCCCACTCGCCGCATGCGCTCCATGATTCCGCTGGAGGTGGGGTCATGGACGGCGTGGAGGTGGTTGGCCCTCACGCGCTCTACGATTCGGGTTTGGCCCCGGTCGTGGCGTCTGCTGGTGGGGATGTTGGTGCGGACCAGCTTACGCTGTCGTTTCAGGGGGAAGTTTATGTTTTCGACTCTGTTACGCCGGAGAAG GTTCAGGCAGTACTGTTACTGTTGGGCGGCTATGAAGTACCCACTGTTATTCCTACGCCTGGGATGACTCCTCCAAACCATAGG GGCTTGGCTGATCAAGCCGGAAGGTCGAGTCAACCACAAAGGGTTGCTTCTTTGAACCGtttcagagaaaagagaaaagaAAGATGCTTTGATAAGAAGATTCGCTATATTGTGCGCAAGGAAGTTGCTCTCAG GATGCAGCGCAAGAAAGGTCAGTTTACATCATCCAAGTCAGTTTCTGAGGAACCAGGTTCATCGACTGCAGATTttgatgctggccaagaagaACGGGAGACCTT CAGATGTAGGCATTGTGGGATTAGTTCGAAGTCCACTCCTATGATGAGACGTGGCCCAGATGGACCAAGGACACTGTGCAATGCATGTGGTCTCAAGTGGGCCAACAAG GGAGTACTAAGAGACCTTTCAAAAGTTCCAATTGTTGCCGTGCAACCACATTTTATGGATGCTGTTGAAATT AGCAATGGTGCAGCTCATGGTGCAGATACCACTATCCCTGCTGCTAATGCAATTACTTCCAAGGCAGAAAAGACAGTGTTGAACGCTTAA
- the LOC142518508 gene encoding GATA transcription factor 24-like isoform X4, with protein MYGHPHSSMNSANVQLLQKHGTSRAGKDEKEDVVQCSNGDSIEQIPPSQIGYDAPHSPHALHDSAGGGVMDGVEVVGPHALYDSGLAPVVASAGGDVGADQLTLSFQGEVYVFDSVTPEKVQAVLLLLGGYEVPTVIPTPGMTPPNHRGLADQAGRSSQPQRVASLNRFREKRKERCFDKKIRYIVRKEVALRMQRKKGQFTSSKSVSEEPGSSTADFDAGQEERETLCRHCGISSKSTPMMRRGPDGPRTLCNACGLKWANKGVLRDLSKVPIVAVQPHFMDAVEISNGAAHGADTTIPAANAITSKAEKTVLNA; from the exons ATGTACGGACATCCACATTCCTCCATGAACAGCGCCAACGTACAACTCCTCCAGAAGCATGGAACAAGTCGCGCCGGCAAGGACGAGAAAGAAGATGTCGTTCAGTGCTCCAATGGAGACTCCATAGAACAGATTCCCCCATCTCAGATCGGTTACGACGCCCCCCACTCGCCGCATGCGCTCCATGATTCCGCTGGAGGTGGGGTCATGGACGGCGTGGAGGTGGTTGGCCCTCACGCGCTCTACGATTCGGGTTTGGCCCCGGTCGTGGCGTCTGCTGGTGGGGATGTTGGTGCGGACCAGCTTACGCTGTCGTTTCAGGGGGAAGTTTATGTTTTCGACTCTGTTACGCCGGAGAAG GTTCAGGCAGTACTGTTACTGTTGGGCGGCTATGAAGTACCCACTGTTATTCCTACGCCTGGGATGACTCCTCCAAACCATAGG GGCTTGGCTGATCAAGCCGGAAGGTCGAGTCAACCACAAAGGGTTGCTTCTTTGAACCGtttcagagaaaagagaaaagaAAGATGCTTTGATAAGAAGATTCGCTATATTGTGCGCAAGGAAGTTGCTCTCAG GATGCAGCGCAAGAAAGGTCAGTTTACATCATCCAAGTCAGTTTCTGAGGAACCAGGTTCATCGACTGCAGATTttgatgctggccaagaagaACGGGAGACCTT ATGTAGGCATTGTGGGATTAGTTCGAAGTCCACTCCTATGATGAGACGTGGCCCAGATGGACCAAGGACACTGTGCAATGCATGTGGTCTCAAGTGGGCCAACAAG GGAGTACTAAGAGACCTTTCAAAAGTTCCAATTGTTGCCGTGCAACCACATTTTATGGATGCTGTTGAAATT AGCAATGGTGCAGCTCATGGTGCAGATACCACTATCCCTGCTGCTAATGCAATTACTTCCAAGGCAGAAAAGACAGTGTTGAACGCTTAA
- the LOC142519441 gene encoding uncharacterized protein LOC142519441 codes for MDGESSLVGHRNDGHSSARSRSRGPDLFLITCRGFGVVTALTAIFCIAINVISAIQSFRNGNDIFDGIFRCYAVVIAIFVVIAETEWEFFLNFSKVLQYWVGRGMLQIFVAVMTRAYPEHLRNHQELFILQSIASYLLLGCGVIYVISGIFCLGMLKRTHQKSHVSRDQAIKDLEKLQRRREELEALLLEDQA; via the exons ATGGACGGAGAGAGTTCGCTCGTGGGTCACCGCAACGATGGACATTCGTCCGCCCGGTCGCGGTCAAGGGGGCCGGACCTATTCTTGATTACCTGTCGGGGCTTCGGCGTCGTTACTGCGCTGACTGCTATTTTCTGCATTGCGATTAACGTCATCTCCGCCATTCAATCCTTCAGGAACGGAAACGAC ATATTTGATGGGATTTTCCGGTGTTACGCTGTGGTTATAGCTATATTTGTGGTTATTGCGGAGACCGAGTGGGAATTCTTTCTAAACTTCTCCAAG GTTCTGCAGTATTGGGTTGGCAGAGGAATGCTGCAGATCTT TGTTGCAGTAATGACCAGAGCGTACCCTGAGCATTTACGGAACCATCAAGAACTTTTTATTCTCCAGAGCATAGCATCCTACTTGCTCCTTGGATGTGGTGTTATTTATGTTATATCC GGGATATTTTGCCTGGGTATGCTCAAACGCACTCACCAAAAAAGCCATGTGTCACGAGACCAAGCGATAAAGGATCTCGAG AAACTCCAGCGTCGTAGAGAAGAGCTTGAGGCGTTATTGCTTGAAGATCAAGCATGA
- the LOC142519322 gene encoding uncharacterized protein LOC142519322 gives MGDDGVKNEAMEILGLFQALPRLVVFDLDYTLWPFYCECLSKREMPSLYPHAKGILNALEEKGVDIAIASRSPTPDIANTFLEKLGVKSMFVSQEIFSSWTHKTDHFQKIHRKTGIPYNEMLFFDDEDRNIDTVSKMGVTSILVGNGVNLGAFRQGLSNFSQSKVSLEKSKQRWRNFSQKSSSSETKGHS, from the exons ATGGGAGACGATGGGGTGAAGAATGAAGCAATGGAGATCCTCGGATTGTTTCAAGCTCTCCCGCGTCTTGTTGTTTTCGATCTAGATTATACCCTCTGGCCTTTCTACTG TGAGTGTCTTTCTAAACGCGAGATGCCATCATTATATCCTCATGCCAAAGGCATATTGAATGCTCTTGAGGAGAAAGGCGTTGATATTGCTATTGCATCAAGGTCGCCTACTCCTGATATAGCGAACACTTTCCTTGAGAAATTAGGGGTAAAATCAATGTTTGTTTCTCAG GAGATATTTTCCAGCTGGACCCACAAAACCGACCACTTTCAGAAAATCCATCGGAAGACGGGCATTCCATATAATGAAATGCTTTTTTTTGATGATGAGGATCGCAACATAGATACG GTTTCTAAAATGGGTGTTACAAGCATCTTGGTGGGCAATGGCGTGAATCTAGGAGCTTTTAGACAGGGGCTCTCTAACTTTTCTCAAAGCAAGGTGTCATTGGAGAAAAGCAAGCAAAGGTGGCGTAATTTTTCCCAGAAATCAAGTTCATCAGAAACAAAAGGCCACTCGTAA